Proteins encoded within one genomic window of Episyrphus balteatus chromosome 1, idEpiBalt1.1, whole genome shotgun sequence:
- the LOC129921141 gene encoding uncharacterized protein LOC129921141 has translation MVALKIFVLLATLCAMAYSAPQPGFLGKHEHHIVHVPYKVHTVHHHHVQKVPVIKEIIKEVPVIKHVPIYKEVHVPIYKEVHVPVHVEEHHKESWAPSSSGWY, from the exons ATGGTTGCCCTAAAGATCTTT GTTCTCCTTGCTACCCTTTGTGCTATGGCCTACAGTGCACCACAACCAGGATTTCTGGGAAAACA TGAACACCATATCGTTCATGTGCCATACAAAGTACACACTGTCCATCATCACCACGTGCAAAAGGTTCCAGTTATCAAGGAGATCATAAAGGAAGTTCCTGTTATTAAACATGTGCCAATTTACAAAGAAGTTCATGTTCCAATTTACAAGGAAGTCCATGTTCCGGTTCATGTTGAGGAACATCATAAAGAATCTTGGGCACCATCATCATCTGGCtggtattaa